From Dasypus novemcinctus isolate mDasNov1 chromosome 11, mDasNov1.1.hap2, whole genome shotgun sequence, one genomic window encodes:
- the LOC139439944 gene encoding endogenous retrovirus group K member 10 Gag polyprotein-like produces MGQEMSQHETFVEGLQEEVCPWFPQEGTIDERRWKRVGDALQDFYKTFGPERIPVTAFSYWNLINDILSICHRDAVVANVIKKDSEEEEKPKTKIKQALSKINQEPQKGVRSKEKYNKRLYPDLENFKEKIKEGSDNETSESEAGESEEETVKSRPPPYVPYPAAPPIVMPVVDPRKELLEKIEKLKEQIQLEEQHQELISQLERLKTGKTGKANKTPEPSVRPLRQGAILKNTPASNTLVDLGEPETKENQNQTWRHHSGFDFKVIKEMKTAVGQYGATAPYTMAILEAIAENWLTPTDWHTIAHTTLSRGDYLLWKSEYVELCKDTARHNAQAGNGWNFDMLIGEGNYTTNENQMQYDARLFAQIQTAGTRAWRKLPAKGDLSSSLTSVKQGPDEPFADFVHRFITAAGRIFGNAEAGTEFVKQLAYENANTACQATIRPYRKKTDLSGYIRLCADIGAAYQQVSGHGSGITRIYSETIFGSAKQRKMFYLWTRGTLCQKL; encoded by the exons ATGGGGCAAGAAATGAGCCAGCATGAGACATTTGTAGAGGGTCTCCAAGAG GAAGTATGTCCATGGTTTCCTCAAGAAGGAACtattgatgagagaagatggaaaagagtaggggatgctttacaggacttttacaaaacTTTCGGCCCTGAAAGAATCCCAGTAACCGCATTCTCTTATTGGAatctcattaatgatattttaagtatttgccATAGGGACGCGGTGGTGGCGAATGTTATTAAGAAAG ATAGTGAAGAGGAGGagaaacctaaaacaaaaatcaaacaagctCTATCCAAAATAAACCAAGAGCCCCAAAAGGGAGTCAGAAGtaaggaaaaatataataaaaggttATATCCTGAccttgaaaattttaaagaaaaaattaaagaaggaagTGATAATGAGACATCTGAATCAGAAGCCGGTGAATCCGAGGAGGAGACGGTAAAGTCTCGACCTCCGCCATACGTTCCCTATCCCGCAGCCCCACCTATAGTTATGCCGGTAGTTGACCCAAGGAAggagttattagaaaaaatagagaaactaaaagaacaaatccaatTAGAAGAACAACATCAGGAGCTTATATCTCAACTAGAAAGGTTAAAGACCGGAAAAACTGGTAAGGCCAATAAAACTCCCGAGCCCTCTGTTAGACCACTTAGACAAGGAgcgattttaaaaaatactccagcTTCTAACACTCTAGTTGATCTAGGAGAGCCAGAAACCAAAGAGAATCAGAATCAAACTTGGAGGCACCACAGTGGTTTTGACTTTAAggttatcaaagaaatgaaaaccgcTGTTGGGCAATATGGAGCTACTGCTCCTTATACCATGGCCATCCTCGAGGCTATAGCAGAAAATTGGCTCACTCCTACTGATTGGCATACTATTGCCCACACTACCCTGTCCAGAGGAgattatttgttatggaaatcaGAATATGTTGAGCTTTGCAAAGACACGGCTAGGCACAATGCGCAGGCAGGAAATGGGTGGAACTTTGACATGCTTATAGGTGAAGGAAATTATACCACTAATGAAAATCAAATGCAGTATGATGCACGACTTTTTgctcaaattcaaactgcaggcactagagcctggagaaaattgccTGCCAAAGGGGACCTTAGTTCCTCTCTTACTAGTGTAAAGCAGGGACCGGATGAACCTTTTGCCGATTTCGTACATCGGTTTATAACTGCCGCagggagaatatttggaaatgctgaggcaggcactgaatttgtaaagcaattagcatatgaaaatgcaaataccGCCTGCCAAGCCACAATTAGACCATATAGAAAAAAGACAGACCtatctggttacatcaggctatGCGCTGATATAGGAGCTGCGTATCAGCAGGTTTCTGGCCATGGCAGCGGTATTACAAGGATTTACAGTGAAACAATATTTGGCTCagcaaagcaaaggaaaatgttttacttGTGGACAAGAGGGACACTTTGCCAGAAATTGTAA